A genomic window from Pseudonocardia broussonetiae includes:
- a CDS encoding NAD(P)H-binding protein encodes MITVMGATGRVGRQVVAALVGEEVRAIGRSADRLAALDATPCPGDAADPAFLTAAFRGTDAAFVMLPVDAHEPDQRGAQEAKADAVAAAVRDAGVPHVVALSSLGADVTSGTGFIDGLRVLEERLAATGARVLLLRPGWFLENAAEALPVVEELGCLADSLDPELPVPMVATRDVAAAAARALRARDRTGVVELLGPRDLTQVEVAAVLGAALGRPGLPYVRLADEEMAHALVGAGFSPDAAARHLGMTRALNEGRISARRTAESTTPTGIEDLVGEWVA; translated from the coding sequence ATGATCACCGTGATGGGCGCGACGGGCCGGGTGGGCCGCCAGGTGGTGGCCGCGCTGGTGGGCGAGGAGGTCCGGGCGATCGGCCGCTCCGCCGACCGGCTGGCCGCGCTGGACGCGACACCGTGCCCGGGCGACGCCGCCGATCCCGCGTTCCTGACTGCGGCGTTCCGCGGGACGGACGCCGCCTTCGTCATGCTCCCGGTCGACGCCCACGAGCCCGACCAGCGCGGCGCGCAGGAGGCGAAGGCCGACGCGGTCGCGGCCGCGGTGCGCGACGCCGGTGTGCCGCACGTCGTCGCGCTGAGCAGCCTGGGCGCCGACGTCACCTCGGGCACCGGCTTCATCGACGGCCTGCGCGTGCTGGAGGAGCGCCTGGCCGCGACCGGCGCGCGGGTCCTGCTGCTGCGCCCGGGCTGGTTCCTGGAGAACGCGGCCGAGGCGCTGCCGGTGGTCGAGGAGCTGGGCTGCCTGGCCGACTCGCTCGACCCGGAGCTCCCGGTGCCGATGGTCGCCACCCGTGACGTCGCCGCGGCGGCGGCCCGCGCGCTGAGGGCCCGCGACCGGACCGGCGTCGTCGAGCTGCTGGGGCCGCGCGACCTCACCCAGGTCGAGGTGGCCGCCGTCCTCGGCGCCGCGCTGGGCCGGCCCGGCCTGCCCTACGTGCGGCTGGCCGACGAGGAGATGGCGCACGCGCTGGTCGGCGCGGGGTTCTCGCCCGACGCCGCCGCGCGGCACCTGGGCATGACGCGGGCCCTCAACGAGGGGCGCATCTCGGCGCGGCGGACGGCGGAGAGCACGACCCCGACCGGGATCGAGGACCTGGTGGGGGAGTGGGTGGCGTGA
- a CDS encoding anthrone oxygenase family protein, with translation MTVTEALRVVAGVGCGLVAGLLFAFSAGVMTALRNLPAGRGAAAMRSVNAAVLNPLFLGVFGGAGVAAVATAVASGGAPAVVGAAVLYVVGVLGVTAAVSVPLNDALAAERVPWELYLVRWTRWNHVRAGAATAALGLLLVA, from the coding sequence GTGACCGTGACCGAGGCGCTGCGGGTCGTCGCCGGGGTGGGGTGCGGGCTCGTCGCCGGGCTGCTGTTCGCGTTCTCCGCCGGGGTGATGACGGCGCTGCGGAACCTGCCCGCCGGGCGCGGCGCCGCGGCGATGCGGTCGGTCAACGCCGCGGTGCTCAACCCGCTGTTCCTGGGCGTGTTCGGCGGGGCGGGCGTCGCGGCGGTGGCGACCGCGGTCGCGTCGGGCGGCGCGCCGGCGGTCGTCGGCGCGGCGGTGCTGTACGTCGTCGGCGTCCTCGGGGTGACGGCGGCGGTGAGCGTGCCGCTCAACGACGCGCTGGCCGCCGAGCGCGTCCCGTGGGAGCTCTACCTCGTGCGCTGGACGCGGTGGAATCACGTGCGGGCCGGTGCCGCGACCGCGGCGCTCGGGCTGCTGCTGGTGGCGTGA
- the tsaA gene encoding tRNA (N6-threonylcarbamoyladenosine(37)-N6)-methyltransferase TrmO, whose product MDHYELRPIGRVESPLSDRASAPKQGHEGSPDAWIVLDDDVADAARDLAVGADAIVLTWLDRADRTVQTTRPRDDPARPPTGVFSTRSPDRPNPIGLHRVRIRSIEGSRIGVRDLEALDGTPVVDVKAVLDLPGEH is encoded by the coding sequence GTGGACCACTACGAGCTCCGCCCGATCGGCCGGGTCGAGTCACCCCTCAGCGACCGGGCGAGCGCCCCGAAGCAGGGCCACGAGGGCTCCCCCGACGCGTGGATCGTGCTCGACGACGACGTCGCCGACGCCGCCCGCGACCTCGCCGTCGGCGCCGACGCCATCGTGCTGACCTGGCTCGACCGCGCCGACCGGACGGTCCAGACCACCCGCCCCCGCGACGACCCCGCCCGCCCGCCGACCGGCGTGTTCTCCACCCGCTCCCCGGACCGGCCGAACCCGATCGGGCTGCACCGCGTCCGGATCCGCTCGATCGAGGGCTCCCGGATCGGCGTGCGCGACCTGGAGGCGCTCGACGGCACGCCGGTGGTCGACGTCAAGGCCGTCCTGGACCTGCCCGGCGAGCACTGA
- a CDS encoding tyrosine-type recombinase/integrase, with amino-acid sequence MTTDALAVLESAEPGGGSADPGGPATVDWPGVDDPDALRAQLMSWLGQYANAGTRRTYAYALGLPVAWVDPPSPTSTSTPTSTRRPPPAARGPLHDVAWFRWCARRGLDPRRATTRDVTAWLHALDAAGAQRRTRQRMLSTVAAFCGHLAETGVIAANPAAVNRSRLGLSTGARDASPTVRLTAAQVRALLASAARLHHGRDPRAELYSRRAVAFVALLTLGLRISELVGLDRGDLYRTGGDEVLRVRGKGGLHREVYLTAPVREALVAYLAERDRLGGGPLPARRGHAGAPPTPMIATRDGGRCSRVDLAQLLRRIATTAGPELDGVADRVHPHALRHAYVTIALENGAPIQHVQADVGHASIATTQHYDRGLRTRDSSAADIVAAATAAP; translated from the coding sequence GTGACCACCGACGCCCTCGCCGTCCTCGAATCCGCGGAGCCGGGCGGCGGATCCGCGGACCCCGGCGGTCCGGCGACCGTCGACTGGCCCGGCGTCGACGACCCCGACGCCCTGCGCGCGCAGCTGATGAGCTGGCTGGGCCAGTACGCCAACGCCGGCACCCGCCGCACCTACGCGTACGCGCTCGGGCTGCCCGTCGCCTGGGTCGATCCGCCGTCGCCCACGAGCACGAGCACGCCCACGAGCACGAGGCGCCCTCCTCCGGCCGCCCGCGGCCCCCTGCACGACGTCGCCTGGTTCCGCTGGTGCGCCCGCCGCGGGCTCGACCCCCGCCGCGCCACCACCCGGGACGTGACCGCCTGGCTGCACGCCCTCGACGCCGCCGGGGCGCAGCGGCGCACCCGGCAGCGGATGCTGTCGACGGTGGCCGCGTTCTGCGGGCACCTCGCCGAGACCGGCGTCATCGCGGCCAACCCCGCCGCCGTCAACCGCTCGCGCCTGGGCCTGTCCACCGGCGCCCGCGACGCCTCCCCGACCGTCCGCCTCACCGCCGCCCAGGTCCGCGCCCTGCTCGCCTCCGCCGCCCGGCTGCACCACGGCCGCGACCCGCGCGCGGAGCTGTACTCGCGGCGCGCCGTCGCGTTCGTCGCCCTCCTGACGCTGGGCCTGCGCATCTCCGAGCTCGTCGGGCTCGACCGCGGCGACCTCTACCGCACCGGTGGCGACGAGGTGCTGCGCGTGCGCGGCAAGGGCGGGCTGCACCGTGAGGTCTACCTGACCGCCCCGGTCCGGGAGGCGCTCGTCGCCTACCTCGCCGAGCGCGACCGCCTCGGCGGCGGCCCCCTCCCCGCCCGCCGCGGCCACGCCGGCGCGCCGCCGACCCCGATGATCGCCACCCGCGACGGCGGGCGCTGCTCCCGCGTCGACCTCGCGCAGCTCCTCCGCAGGATCGCCACCACCGCGGGACCCGAGCTCGACGGCGTGGCCGACCGCGTCCACCCGCACGCCCTGCGCCACGCCTACGTCACGATCGCGCTGGAGAACGGCGCCCCGATCCAGCACGTGCAGGCCGACGTCGGGCACGCCTCGATCGCCACCACCCAGCACTACGACCGCGGCCTGCGCACCCGCGACAGCAGCGCCGCCGACATCGTGGCCGCAGCGACCGCCGCTCCCTAG
- a CDS encoding response regulator receiver protein, protein MIDDAARCGYSRCRTELPAPGPQGGRRRSFCRDTRWEGGRTCAQMARAERDALGALGLDSGRAAFGLDADRLREHVEAVRGPVGELAVALDAVTDRLDEVQRDAVASVEAANRRVADAEARRVAAEQARDEAVARARRSAEAAERAGRERAEAGERAAAAARQALEATEALGAARQQAEEAVAARAALEAQASERVRRAEGAAREAVDRAEEQARERIERAEARAGQSAEALRAAEERTGAAERAAAAAAVTAERARAERDAERARSAELRARAEAVAAERDEARRAAAAADTARAGAQEQAERRVADELAAARRDAADARREAAGAAAAARTADALRARAEAEAERLHATLAARA, encoded by the coding sequence GTGATCGACGACGCCGCACGCTGCGGCTACAGCCGCTGCCGCACCGAGCTGCCCGCCCCGGGTCCGCAGGGCGGCCGGCGCCGCTCGTTCTGCCGCGACACGCGCTGGGAGGGCGGGCGCACCTGCGCCCAGATGGCCCGCGCCGAGCGCGACGCCCTGGGCGCGCTCGGCCTCGACTCCGGCCGCGCCGCCTTCGGCCTCGACGCCGACCGGCTGCGCGAGCACGTCGAGGCCGTCCGCGGGCCGGTGGGGGAGCTGGCCGTCGCGCTCGACGCGGTCACCGACCGGCTCGACGAGGTGCAGCGCGACGCGGTCGCCTCGGTGGAGGCCGCGAACCGGCGGGTCGCCGACGCGGAGGCGCGGCGGGTGGCGGCGGAGCAGGCGCGCGACGAGGCGGTCGCGCGGGCGCGGCGCAGCGCGGAGGCGGCCGAGCGGGCGGGCCGGGAGCGGGCCGAGGCGGGGGAGCGGGCGGCCGCGGCGGCGCGGCAGGCGCTGGAGGCGACCGAGGCGCTGGGCGCCGCGCGTCAGCAGGCCGAGGAGGCGGTGGCCGCGCGGGCCGCGCTGGAGGCTCAGGCGAGCGAGCGGGTGCGGCGGGCCGAGGGGGCGGCGCGGGAGGCCGTCGACCGGGCCGAGGAGCAGGCGCGCGAGCGCATCGAGCGCGCGGAGGCCCGCGCCGGGCAGTCGGCCGAGGCGCTGCGCGCGGCCGAGGAGCGGACCGGCGCCGCCGAGCGCGCCGCGGCGGCCGCCGCCGTCACCGCGGAGCGCGCGCGGGCCGAGCGCGACGCGGAGCGGGCCCGCAGCGCCGAGCTCCGGGCGCGGGCCGAGGCCGTGGCCGCCGAGCGCGACGAGGCCCGCCGCGCCGCCGCGGCCGCCGACACCGCCCGCGCGGGCGCGCAGGAGCAGGCGGAGCGCCGCGTCGCCGACGAGCTCGCCGCGGCCCGGCGGGACGCCGCCGACGCGCGGCGCGAGGCGGCCGGGGCCGCGGCCGCCGCCCGCACCGCCGACGCCCTGCGCGCCCGCGCCGAGGCCGAGGCGGAGCGGCTGCACGCGACGCTGGCCGCGCGCGCCTGA
- a CDS encoding GyrI-like domain-containing protein, with translation MDLPFLRGPLPAAFRRRTVVVGPGDSRPYDGDEWRDELVVVEQGRLDLECHAGGVRSFPTGAIVCLDHLALRTLHNRGPDPTILVAVSRRPDHRRRTMEPRIVEQPERPYLGITRRCTLTTMNEIADRIPVVIGHLLSRGGEVTGAPFLRYLVIDTTAPDGTVALEVEACVPTDDVGLVDDEVAAGALPAGRYVVLLHRGHPDGLLEGTERTLAWGDAQGLAWDRTVDGGVEHWNARTEHFLTDPREQPDPDRWETELAIRLAD, from the coding sequence GTGGACCTGCCCTTCCTGCGCGGCCCGCTGCCCGCGGCGTTCCGGCGGCGCACCGTGGTCGTCGGCCCCGGGGACTCCCGCCCCTACGACGGCGACGAGTGGCGCGACGAGCTCGTCGTCGTCGAGCAGGGGCGCCTGGACCTCGAGTGCCACGCCGGCGGGGTCCGCAGCTTCCCGACCGGCGCGATCGTGTGCCTGGACCACCTCGCCCTGCGCACCTTGCACAACCGGGGCCCCGACCCCACCATCCTGGTCGCCGTGTCCCGACGACCCGACCACCGGAGGAGAACGATGGAACCTCGCATCGTCGAACAGCCCGAGCGGCCCTACCTCGGCATCACGCGGCGCTGCACCCTGACCACGATGAACGAGATCGCCGACCGCATCCCGGTGGTCATCGGGCACCTGCTGTCGCGGGGCGGGGAGGTGACCGGCGCGCCGTTCCTGCGCTACCTCGTGATCGACACGACGGCGCCCGACGGCACCGTGGCGCTGGAGGTGGAGGCCTGCGTGCCGACCGACGACGTCGGCCTCGTCGACGACGAGGTCGCCGCGGGCGCGCTCCCGGCCGGCCGCTACGTCGTGCTGCTGCACCGCGGGCACCCCGACGGGCTGCTGGAGGGCACCGAGCGCACCCTCGCCTGGGGTGACGCCCAGGGCCTGGCCTGGGACCGGACGGTCGACGGCGGCGTCGAGCACTGGAACGCCCGCACCGAGCACTTCCTCACCGACCCGCGCGAGCAGCCCGACCCGGACCGGTGGGAGACCGAGCTGGCGATCCGCCTGGCCGACTGA
- a CDS encoding RNA polymerase subunit sigma-70, with protein MDDEGQYTALVERHRRELQVHCYRMLGSFDESQDAVQETFLRAWRSRATARDEEDGGHRRAWLYRIATTTCLDMIGKRRAGGAGGTAEVAWLQPYPDALLDLPDPGDGPDAVTVARETIELAFLAAVQHLPPRQRAVLLLRDVLGWRAAETAHLLDVSVAAANSALQRARATMREQLPERRAEWPAPSDDERALLKRWIDASERSDLDTLVALLAEHARQTMPPLPVVNEGRDTISETWSDVLTGPEAWGEWRCVPVEVNRQIALACYLRPTRERELVDGVRVVPGPHFDACALDVLRVEDGLVTEVTTFGREVFASLGLPARL; from the coding sequence ATGGACGACGAGGGGCAGTACACCGCGCTCGTCGAACGCCACCGCCGGGAGCTGCAGGTGCACTGCTACCGGATGCTGGGGTCGTTCGACGAGTCGCAGGACGCGGTGCAGGAGACGTTCCTGCGCGCCTGGCGGTCGCGGGCCACCGCGCGGGACGAGGAGGACGGGGGCCACCGCCGCGCCTGGCTCTACCGCATCGCCACCACCACCTGCCTCGACATGATCGGGAAGCGGCGGGCGGGCGGGGCGGGCGGCACGGCGGAGGTCGCGTGGCTCCAGCCCTACCCCGACGCGCTGCTGGACCTCCCCGACCCCGGCGACGGGCCCGACGCCGTCACCGTCGCCCGGGAGACGATCGAGCTGGCGTTCCTGGCCGCCGTCCAGCACCTGCCCCCGCGGCAGCGGGCCGTGCTCCTGCTGCGCGACGTCCTGGGCTGGCGGGCCGCCGAGACCGCGCACCTGCTCGACGTGTCGGTCGCCGCCGCCAACAGCGCCCTGCAGCGCGCCCGCGCGACGATGCGCGAGCAGCTGCCCGAGCGCCGCGCGGAGTGGCCCGCGCCCTCCGACGACGAGCGGGCGCTGCTGAAGCGGTGGATCGACGCCAGCGAGCGCAGCGACCTCGACACCCTCGTCGCGCTGCTCGCCGAGCACGCCCGGCAGACGATGCCGCCGCTGCCGGTCGTGAACGAGGGCCGCGACACCATCAGCGAGACCTGGTCCGACGTCCTGACCGGCCCGGAGGCGTGGGGCGAGTGGCGGTGCGTGCCGGTGGAGGTCAACCGGCAGATCGCGCTGGCCTGCTACCTGCGCCCGACCCGGGAGAGGGAGCTGGTCGACGGCGTGCGCGTCGTCCCCGGCCCGCACTTCGACGCCTGCGCGCTCGACGTCCTGCGCGTCGAGGACGGGCTCGTCACCGAGGTCACCACGTTCGGCCGCGAGGTGTTCGCCTCGCTCGGCCTGCCCGCGCGGCTCTGA
- a CDS encoding DUF3097 family protein: MTRSHDYRGAFGSDGTRTVVRRAVPDVPAEPGLVVEDHAGFCGAVVSVNVREVTLEDRHGRRRVFPLRPAAFLVEGVTATLVVPKAAPAAPRRSASGSVAVTNHRARTARAARIWVEGIHDAALVETVWGHDLRVEGVVVEPMHGMDDLAAAVADFAPGPQRRLGILVDHLVTGSKETRAAHAVAGPHVLVTGHPYVDVWEAVKPSVVGIRAWPKVPRGTDWKTGVCDALRWGEPADGARRVLGAVRDFRDLETPLIGAVEELIDFVTA; the protein is encoded by the coding sequence ATGACGCGAAGCCACGACTACCGCGGCGCGTTCGGCTCCGACGGCACGCGCACCGTCGTCCGGCGCGCGGTCCCCGACGTCCCCGCCGAGCCGGGGCTCGTCGTCGAGGACCATGCCGGCTTCTGCGGGGCCGTGGTCAGCGTGAACGTCCGCGAGGTGACGCTGGAGGACCGCCACGGCCGGCGCCGGGTGTTCCCGCTGCGGCCGGCCGCGTTCCTCGTGGAGGGCGTGACGGCGACGCTCGTCGTGCCGAAGGCCGCCCCCGCGGCGCCGCGGCGCTCGGCGTCAGGGTCGGTCGCGGTGACGAACCACCGGGCGCGGACCGCGCGGGCGGCGCGCATCTGGGTGGAGGGCATCCACGACGCGGCGCTCGTCGAGACGGTGTGGGGGCACGACCTGCGCGTCGAGGGCGTGGTCGTCGAGCCGATGCACGGCATGGACGACCTCGCCGCCGCCGTCGCCGACTTCGCCCCGGGCCCGCAGCGGCGCCTGGGCATCCTGGTCGACCACCTCGTCACGGGGTCGAAGGAGACGCGCGCGGCGCACGCCGTCGCCGGCCCGCACGTGCTCGTCACCGGCCACCCCTACGTCGACGTGTGGGAGGCCGTGAAGCCCTCGGTCGTCGGCATCCGCGCGTGGCCGAAGGTGCCGCGTGGGACCGACTGGAAGACCGGTGTGTGCGACGCCCTGCGCTGGGGCGAGCCGGCCGACGGCGCCCGCCGCGTGCTGGGTGCGGTCCGGGACTTCCGCGACCTGGAGACCCCGCTCATCGGGGCCGTCGAGGAGCTCATCGATTTCGTGACGGCCTGA
- a CDS encoding NfeD family protein encodes MTPALIWLVVGLALIAAEVLSGEFVLLMLGGGALAAAGVTFLVGGPVAGIVAFVVVAPLLVFAVRPALRRRLEDQIEDSRMHHRALEGREAVVVARVDGDGGRVKIGGEVWSARPVHEDDVIDEGRSVLVVEITGATAVVVARD; translated from the coding sequence ATGACCCCGGCCCTGATCTGGCTCGTCGTGGGCCTTGCGCTGATCGCGGCCGAGGTGCTGTCCGGGGAGTTCGTGCTGCTGATGCTGGGCGGCGGCGCGCTCGCCGCGGCCGGCGTGACGTTCCTGGTCGGCGGCCCGGTCGCGGGCATCGTCGCGTTCGTGGTCGTGGCCCCGCTGCTCGTCTTCGCGGTGCGCCCGGCGCTGCGGCGCCGGCTGGAGGACCAGATCGAGGACTCGCGGATGCACCACCGCGCGCTCGAGGGCCGCGAGGCCGTGGTCGTCGCCCGCGTCGACGGCGACGGGGGCCGCGTCAAGATCGGCGGCGAGGTGTGGTCGGCCCGGCCGGTGCACGAGGACGACGTGATCGACGAGGGCCGCTCGGTGCTGGTCGTCGAGATCACCGGCGCTACCGCAGTGGTGGTAGCGCGAGACTGA
- a CDS encoding SPFH domain-containing protein, producing MDPLLIVGLLFLALVVVSIIKAVQIIPQATAAVIERLGRFKGTADPGLVFLVPFVDKVRERIDLREQVVSFPPQPVITQDNLTVNIDTVVYYTVTDPKAAVYEISDYILGVEQITTTTLRNVVGGMSLEGTLTSRDEINTVLRGELDDATGRWGIRVGRVEIKAIDPPASIQESMERQMKADREKRAMILTAEGQRESAIRSAEGQKQSQILMAEGAKQAAIMEAEAERQSAILRAQGERAARYLEAQGEAAAIEKVFAAIKAGRPTPELLAYKYLETLPEMAQGGANKVWMVPTDFGKALEGFTRMLGAPGEDGVFRFTPSEVDDTARAGRPQDDEESMKHWFDTSTNPEIAKVVADAEAEARREVPALGSVSPSPAPMAVPRPAEQREIPPHLPPPAQISPSAPTTNGGSHSGSPSGSPRGSHSGEHESSVPTPPRGVPVVEKPGYPSPPPA from the coding sequence ATGGATCCCCTGTTGATCGTCGGGCTGCTGTTCCTGGCACTCGTCGTCGTGTCAATCATCAAGGCGGTGCAGATCATCCCGCAGGCCACGGCCGCGGTCATCGAGCGCCTCGGGCGCTTCAAGGGCACGGCCGACCCCGGGCTCGTGTTCCTGGTGCCCTTCGTCGACAAGGTGCGCGAGCGCATCGACCTCCGCGAGCAGGTCGTCTCGTTCCCGCCGCAGCCCGTGATCACGCAGGACAACCTGACGGTCAACATCGACACCGTCGTCTACTACACCGTCACCGACCCCAAGGCCGCGGTGTACGAGATCTCCGACTACATCCTCGGCGTCGAGCAGATCACCACCACCACGCTGCGCAACGTCGTCGGCGGCATGAGCCTCGAGGGCACGCTGACCTCGCGCGACGAGATCAACACGGTGCTGCGCGGCGAGCTCGACGACGCCACCGGCCGCTGGGGCATCCGCGTCGGCCGCGTGGAGATCAAGGCGATCGACCCGCCCGCGTCCATCCAGGAGTCGATGGAGCGGCAGATGAAGGCCGACCGCGAGAAGCGGGCGATGATCCTCACGGCCGAGGGCCAGCGGGAGTCGGCGATCCGCAGCGCGGAGGGCCAGAAGCAGAGCCAGATCCTCATGGCCGAGGGCGCCAAGCAGGCCGCGATCATGGAGGCCGAGGCGGAGCGCCAGTCGGCGATCCTGCGGGCGCAGGGCGAGCGGGCCGCGCGGTACCTGGAGGCGCAGGGCGAGGCGGCGGCGATCGAGAAGGTGTTCGCCGCGATCAAGGCCGGGCGCCCGACGCCGGAGCTGCTCGCCTACAAGTACCTGGAGACGCTGCCGGAGATGGCGCAGGGCGGGGCCAACAAGGTCTGGATGGTGCCCACCGACTTCGGCAAGGCCCTGGAGGGCTTCACCCGGATGCTGGGCGCGCCCGGCGAGGACGGCGTCTTCCGGTTCACCCCGTCCGAGGTGGACGACACCGCGCGGGCGGGGCGCCCGCAGGACGACGAGGAGTCGATGAAGCACTGGTTCGACACCTCGACGAACCCGGAGATCGCCAAGGTCGTCGCCGACGCGGAGGCCGAGGCGCGCCGCGAGGTGCCCGCCCTGGGCTCCGTCTCCCCGAGCCCGGCGCCGATGGCCGTGCCGCGCCCGGCCGAGCAGCGGGAGATCCCGCCGCACCTGCCCCCGCCCGCCCAGATCTCCCCGTCGGCGCCGACGACCAACGGCGGCTCGCACAGCGGCTCGCCCAGCGGTTCGCCCAGGGGTTCGCACAGCGGGGAGCACGAGAGCTCGGTGCCCACGCCGCCCCGCGGCGTCCCGGTGGTGGAGAAGCCGGGCTACCCCTCGCCGCCGCCGGCGTGA
- a CDS encoding class I SAM-dependent methyltransferase, translated as MTFVRTPADLLTLLDDLLTGQDGARWDAFFADRARPCPFLVDLPDENLAGWVEQGVLAPGRALELGCGHGRNAVHLARHGWRVDAVDFSATALDRARESAAAAGVDVTLHHGSVLDLRPDEGGYDLVYDSGCFHHVAPHRRPQFVDVVRRALAPGGRFGLVCFSPEGGSGLTDREVYERRTLGGGLGYSEDQLRALWSDGFVVDELRPLRAGVPGRFGEEFLNALLATRVTPG; from the coding sequence GTGACGTTCGTCCGCACCCCCGCGGACCTGCTCACCCTGCTCGACGACCTGCTCACCGGGCAGGACGGCGCGCGCTGGGACGCGTTCTTCGCCGACCGCGCGCGCCCCTGCCCGTTCCTGGTCGACCTGCCCGACGAGAACCTCGCCGGGTGGGTCGAGCAGGGCGTGCTGGCACCCGGCCGCGCCCTCGAGCTGGGCTGCGGGCACGGCCGCAACGCCGTGCACCTGGCCCGGCACGGCTGGCGCGTCGACGCCGTCGACTTCTCCGCCACCGCGCTGGACCGCGCCCGGGAGTCCGCCGCTGCCGCGGGCGTCGACGTCACCCTCCACCACGGCTCGGTCCTCGACCTGCGGCCCGACGAGGGCGGCTACGACCTCGTCTACGACTCCGGCTGCTTCCACCACGTGGCCCCGCACCGCCGCCCGCAGTTCGTCGACGTGGTGCGCCGCGCGCTGGCCCCGGGCGGGCGGTTCGGGCTGGTCTGCTTCTCGCCGGAGGGCGGCAGCGGGCTCACCGACCGCGAGGTCTACGAGCGGCGCACGCTGGGCGGCGGCCTGGGCTACTCGGAGGATCAGCTGCGGGCGCTGTGGTCCGACGGGTTCGTCGTCGACGAGCTGCGGCCACTGCGCGCCGGAGTGCCGGGCCGGTTCGGCGAGGAGTTCCTCAATGCCCTGCTCGCCACCCGCGTAACGCCGGGCTGA
- a CDS encoding energy-coupling factor ABC transporter ATP-binding protein: MTTSTVTTSLAVSALAFAYPDGHQALHGVDLRIERGERVALLGPNGAGKTTLVLHLNGILTPGHGTVAVGGLPVVKENLREVRRRVGIVFQDPDDQLFMPTVAEDVAFGPANFGVTGAALAARVRTALERVGMAEHADRSPLHLSGGQRRRVALATVLACEPEILVLDEPSSNLDPTARRELAEVLLDLDVTMLMVTHDLPYALQLCPRSVVLDDGEVVADGPTRELLADTEMLGRHRLELPFGFSPALRGWRAGH, encoded by the coding sequence GTGACGACCTCCACCGTGACGACGTCGCTGGCCGTCTCCGCCCTCGCCTTCGCCTACCCCGACGGCCACCAGGCCCTGCACGGCGTCGACCTGCGGATCGAGCGCGGCGAGCGGGTCGCGCTGCTCGGCCCCAACGGCGCCGGCAAGACCACGCTCGTGCTGCACCTCAACGGCATCCTCACCCCGGGGCACGGCACCGTCGCCGTGGGCGGGCTGCCCGTCGTCAAGGAGAACCTGCGGGAGGTCCGGCGCCGCGTCGGCATCGTCTTCCAGGACCCCGACGACCAGCTGTTCATGCCGACGGTCGCCGAGGACGTCGCCTTCGGCCCGGCCAACTTCGGCGTCACCGGCGCCGCGCTGGCCGCCCGGGTGCGCACCGCCCTGGAGCGCGTCGGGATGGCCGAGCACGCCGACCGCTCCCCGCTGCACCTGTCGGGCGGGCAGCGCCGGCGCGTCGCGCTGGCCACCGTGCTGGCCTGCGAGCCCGAGATCCTGGTGCTCGACGAACCGTCGTCCAACCTGGACCCGACGGCCCGCCGCGAGCTGGCCGAGGTGCTGCTCGACCTCGACGTCACCATGCTGATGGTCACCCACGACCTGCCCTACGCCCTGCAGCTGTGCCCGCGCAGCGTGGTGCTCGACGACGGCGAGGTCGTGGCCGACGGGCCCACCCGCGAGCTGCTCGCCGACACCGAGATGCTCGGGCGCCACCGGCTCGAGCTGCCGTTCGGGTTCAGCCCGGCGTTACGCGGGTGGCGAGCAGGGCATTGA